The following proteins are encoded in a genomic region of Neoarius graeffei isolate fNeoGra1 chromosome 6, fNeoGra1.pri, whole genome shotgun sequence:
- the pias1b gene encoding E3 SUMO-protein ligase PIAS1 isoform X2: MAESAELKQMVMSLRVSELQVLLGYAGRNKHGRKHELLTKALHLLKAGCSPAVQMKIKELYRRRFPTKMVSPTDLSLPGVHPTTGVASAGLPAGLTQLGFDSHGAPSPLLPVSLLGPKHELGLPHLPSALHPVHPDVKLQRLPFYDVLDELIKPTSLVLPYYKQIKLTSDNNQRFQETCFAFALTPQQVQQISTSMDLSGTKCDFSVQVQLRFCLSETSCPQEDHFPPNLCVKVNGKPCNLPGYLPPTKNGVEPKRPSRPINITSLVRLSTTVPNTIVVSWTSEIGRSYSMAVYLVRQQSSSVLLQRLRSKGIRNPDHSRALIKEKLTADPDSEIATTSLRVSLLCPLGKMRLMVPCRALTCSHLQCFDATLYIQMNEKKPTWVCPVCDKKAPYEHLIIDGLFMEILNSCVDCDEIQFKEDGSWAPMISKKVVQEVTASSNGLEGSCRPVLSEHKNSSSHTSSSNNKKVEVIDLTLDSSSEEEEEEEDDDDDDEPPPKRARQSLSPTSPPVTKGVLNLHHQASPVTRAPSMPAVETNYIPPPPPLIQDYHHYYHTPSDLSDLSFFSFLPGENHQHYNMVMAAAAAASASASTSEDHELLRFLPYNSSQLYLEQAGMAPGSSLAPPNGSAGSNSSLRDSHGHSSVSRSRSDTAASVIYGSIPDVISLD; encoded by the exons CAAATGGTGATGAGCCTGCGTGTCTCTGAACTGCAAGTACTCCTAGGATACGCAGGTCGCAATAAGCACGGGAGAAAGCACGAACTATTGACCAAAGCACTCCACTTGTTGAAGGCTGGTTGCAGCCCCGCTGTACAGATGAAGATCAAGGAGCTGTACCGCCGCCGCTTCCCCACAAAAATGGTGTCCCCAACAGACCTCTCTCTCCCTGGGGTCCACCCCACAACAGGTGTAGCGTCTGCAGGTTTGCCTGCCGGCCTCACCCAACTCGGGTTTGACAGCCATGGCGCTCCTTCGCCTCTGTTGCCTGTCTCTCTCCTGGGGCCCAAGCACGAGCTGGGACTTCCACACCTTCCTTCTGCCCTGCATCCTGTCCATCCAGACGTCAAGCTTCAGAGGCTTCCTTTCTACGACGTGCTGGATGAACTGATCAAGCCCACCAGCCTGG ttCTTCCTTACTATAAGCAGATTAAATTGA CCTCAGACAACAATCAGAGGTTTCAGGAAACATGCTTTGCATTTGCATTGACACCACAGCAAGTCCAACAGATCAGCACTTCAAT GGACCTCTCTGGGACCAAATGTGACTTTTCAGTACAAGTTCAGTTAAG GTTTTGCTTATCAGAGACGAGTTGTCCTCAGGAAGACCATTTCCCACCGAACCTCTGTGTGAAAGTGAACGGAAAGCCCTGTAACCTCCCT GGCTATCTTCCTCCAACTAAAAATGGAGTCGAGCCAAAAAGACCAAGCAGACCCATCAATATTACCTCTCTGGTCCGTTTATCCACAACAGTCCCCAACACTATTGTGGTGTCTTGGACATCAGAAATCGGCAGG AGTTATTCCATGGCAGTGTACCTCGTCCGACAGCagtcctcttcagtattattacaGAGACTACGGTCGAAAGGCATCAGGAACCCAGACCACTCTAGAGCACTCA TCAAAGAGAAGTTGACGGCTGACCCTGACAGTGAGATCGCTACCACTAGTCTGAGAGTCTCCCTTCTCTGTCCG CTGGGGAAGATGCGACTGATGGTTCCGTGCCGAGCGCTGACCTGCTCACACCTGCAGTGCTTCGACGCTACGCTCTATATCCAAATGAACGAGAAAAAACCCACCTGGGTGTGTCCAGTCTGTGACAAGAAGGCCCCGTATGAGCACCTCATCATCGACGG GTTGTTCATGGAGATCCTAAACAGCTGTGTAGACTGCGACGAGATCCAGTTTAAGGAAGATGGTAGCTGGGCACCTATGATATCCAAAAAAGTGGTGCAGGAGGTGACTGCTTCCTCCAACGGCTTAGAAG GTTCATGTCGACCAGTGCTATCTGAGCACAAAAACAGTTCATCCCAcaccagcagcagcaacaataaaaaAGTGGAAGTGATTGATCTTACACTGGACAGCTCctcggaggaagaggaggaggaggaggatgatgatgatgatgacgagccTCCCCCTAAACGAGCCCGTCAATCTCTTTCACCCACCTCACCACCAGTCACTAAAGG GGTGTTGAATCTTCACCATCAGGCATCGCCAGTGACACGTGCGCCGAGCATGCCAGCAGTGGAGACGAACTACATTCCCCCTCCACCGCCGCTCATTCAGGACTACCATCACTATTACCACACGCCCAGTGACCTGTCAG ATCTGAGTTTCTTTTCATTTTTACCAGGGGAAAATCATCAG CATTACAACATGGTAATGGCAGCAGCAGCCGCAGCATCCGCCTCCGCATCAACGTCAGAAGATCACGAGCTCCTCCGCTTCTTGCCCTATAACTCCTCACAGCTGTACCTGGAGCAAGCAGGCATGGCGCCAGGCAGTTCACTGGCACCACCCAATGGTAGTGCGGGCAGCAATAGCAGCCTGCGGGACAGCCACGGGCACAGCAGTGTGTCCCGTTCACGGTCAGACACGGCTGCTTCAGTCATATACGGCTCCATCCCCGACGTCATCTCACTCGACTGA
- the pias1b gene encoding E3 SUMO-protein ligase PIAS1 isoform X1, translating to MCQQRSSILRKQMVMSLRVSELQVLLGYAGRNKHGRKHELLTKALHLLKAGCSPAVQMKIKELYRRRFPTKMVSPTDLSLPGVHPTTGVASAGLPAGLTQLGFDSHGAPSPLLPVSLLGPKHELGLPHLPSALHPVHPDVKLQRLPFYDVLDELIKPTSLVLPYYKQIKLTSDNNQRFQETCFAFALTPQQVQQISTSMDLSGTKCDFSVQVQLRFCLSETSCPQEDHFPPNLCVKVNGKPCNLPGYLPPTKNGVEPKRPSRPINITSLVRLSTTVPNTIVVSWTSEIGRSYSMAVYLVRQQSSSVLLQRLRSKGIRNPDHSRALIKEKLTADPDSEIATTSLRVSLLCPLGKMRLMVPCRALTCSHLQCFDATLYIQMNEKKPTWVCPVCDKKAPYEHLIIDGLFMEILNSCVDCDEIQFKEDGSWAPMISKKVVQEVTASSNGLEGSCRPVLSEHKNSSSHTSSSNNKKVEVIDLTLDSSSEEEEEEEDDDDDDEPPPKRARQSLSPTSPPVTKGVLNLHHQASPVTRAPSMPAVETNYIPPPPPLIQDYHHYYHTPSDLSDLSFFSFLPGENHQHYNMVMAAAAAASASASTSEDHELLRFLPYNSSQLYLEQAGMAPGSSLAPPNGSAGSNSSLRDSHGHSSVSRSRSDTAASVIYGSIPDVISLD from the exons CAAATGGTGATGAGCCTGCGTGTCTCTGAACTGCAAGTACTCCTAGGATACGCAGGTCGCAATAAGCACGGGAGAAAGCACGAACTATTGACCAAAGCACTCCACTTGTTGAAGGCTGGTTGCAGCCCCGCTGTACAGATGAAGATCAAGGAGCTGTACCGCCGCCGCTTCCCCACAAAAATGGTGTCCCCAACAGACCTCTCTCTCCCTGGGGTCCACCCCACAACAGGTGTAGCGTCTGCAGGTTTGCCTGCCGGCCTCACCCAACTCGGGTTTGACAGCCATGGCGCTCCTTCGCCTCTGTTGCCTGTCTCTCTCCTGGGGCCCAAGCACGAGCTGGGACTTCCACACCTTCCTTCTGCCCTGCATCCTGTCCATCCAGACGTCAAGCTTCAGAGGCTTCCTTTCTACGACGTGCTGGATGAACTGATCAAGCCCACCAGCCTGG ttCTTCCTTACTATAAGCAGATTAAATTGA CCTCAGACAACAATCAGAGGTTTCAGGAAACATGCTTTGCATTTGCATTGACACCACAGCAAGTCCAACAGATCAGCACTTCAAT GGACCTCTCTGGGACCAAATGTGACTTTTCAGTACAAGTTCAGTTAAG GTTTTGCTTATCAGAGACGAGTTGTCCTCAGGAAGACCATTTCCCACCGAACCTCTGTGTGAAAGTGAACGGAAAGCCCTGTAACCTCCCT GGCTATCTTCCTCCAACTAAAAATGGAGTCGAGCCAAAAAGACCAAGCAGACCCATCAATATTACCTCTCTGGTCCGTTTATCCACAACAGTCCCCAACACTATTGTGGTGTCTTGGACATCAGAAATCGGCAGG AGTTATTCCATGGCAGTGTACCTCGTCCGACAGCagtcctcttcagtattattacaGAGACTACGGTCGAAAGGCATCAGGAACCCAGACCACTCTAGAGCACTCA TCAAAGAGAAGTTGACGGCTGACCCTGACAGTGAGATCGCTACCACTAGTCTGAGAGTCTCCCTTCTCTGTCCG CTGGGGAAGATGCGACTGATGGTTCCGTGCCGAGCGCTGACCTGCTCACACCTGCAGTGCTTCGACGCTACGCTCTATATCCAAATGAACGAGAAAAAACCCACCTGGGTGTGTCCAGTCTGTGACAAGAAGGCCCCGTATGAGCACCTCATCATCGACGG GTTGTTCATGGAGATCCTAAACAGCTGTGTAGACTGCGACGAGATCCAGTTTAAGGAAGATGGTAGCTGGGCACCTATGATATCCAAAAAAGTGGTGCAGGAGGTGACTGCTTCCTCCAACGGCTTAGAAG GTTCATGTCGACCAGTGCTATCTGAGCACAAAAACAGTTCATCCCAcaccagcagcagcaacaataaaaaAGTGGAAGTGATTGATCTTACACTGGACAGCTCctcggaggaagaggaggaggaggaggatgatgatgatgatgacgagccTCCCCCTAAACGAGCCCGTCAATCTCTTTCACCCACCTCACCACCAGTCACTAAAGG GGTGTTGAATCTTCACCATCAGGCATCGCCAGTGACACGTGCGCCGAGCATGCCAGCAGTGGAGACGAACTACATTCCCCCTCCACCGCCGCTCATTCAGGACTACCATCACTATTACCACACGCCCAGTGACCTGTCAG ATCTGAGTTTCTTTTCATTTTTACCAGGGGAAAATCATCAG CATTACAACATGGTAATGGCAGCAGCAGCCGCAGCATCCGCCTCCGCATCAACGTCAGAAGATCACGAGCTCCTCCGCTTCTTGCCCTATAACTCCTCACAGCTGTACCTGGAGCAAGCAGGCATGGCGCCAGGCAGTTCACTGGCACCACCCAATGGTAGTGCGGGCAGCAATAGCAGCCTGCGGGACAGCCACGGGCACAGCAGTGTGTCCCGTTCACGGTCAGACACGGCTGCTTCAGTCATATACGGCTCCATCCCCGACGTCATCTCACTCGACTGA
- the pias1b gene encoding E3 SUMO-protein ligase PIAS1 isoform X3, whose amino-acid sequence MCQQRSSILRKQMVMSLRVSELQVLLGYAGRNKHGRKHELLTKALHLLKAGCSPAVQMKIKELYRRRFPTKMVSPTDLSLPGVHPTTGVASAGLPAGLTQLGFDSHGAPSPLLPVSLLGPKHELGLPHLPSALHPVHPDVKLQRLPFYDVLDELIKPTSLASDNNQRFQETCFAFALTPQQVQQISTSMDLSGTKCDFSVQVQLRFCLSETSCPQEDHFPPNLCVKVNGKPCNLPGYLPPTKNGVEPKRPSRPINITSLVRLSTTVPNTIVVSWTSEIGRSYSMAVYLVRQQSSSVLLQRLRSKGIRNPDHSRALIKEKLTADPDSEIATTSLRVSLLCPLGKMRLMVPCRALTCSHLQCFDATLYIQMNEKKPTWVCPVCDKKAPYEHLIIDGLFMEILNSCVDCDEIQFKEDGSWAPMISKKVVQEVTASSNGLEGSCRPVLSEHKNSSSHTSSSNNKKVEVIDLTLDSSSEEEEEEEDDDDDDEPPPKRARQSLSPTSPPVTKGVLNLHHQASPVTRAPSMPAVETNYIPPPPPLIQDYHHYYHTPSDLSDLSFFSFLPGENHQHYNMVMAAAAAASASASTSEDHELLRFLPYNSSQLYLEQAGMAPGSSLAPPNGSAGSNSSLRDSHGHSSVSRSRSDTAASVIYGSIPDVISLD is encoded by the exons CAAATGGTGATGAGCCTGCGTGTCTCTGAACTGCAAGTACTCCTAGGATACGCAGGTCGCAATAAGCACGGGAGAAAGCACGAACTATTGACCAAAGCACTCCACTTGTTGAAGGCTGGTTGCAGCCCCGCTGTACAGATGAAGATCAAGGAGCTGTACCGCCGCCGCTTCCCCACAAAAATGGTGTCCCCAACAGACCTCTCTCTCCCTGGGGTCCACCCCACAACAGGTGTAGCGTCTGCAGGTTTGCCTGCCGGCCTCACCCAACTCGGGTTTGACAGCCATGGCGCTCCTTCGCCTCTGTTGCCTGTCTCTCTCCTGGGGCCCAAGCACGAGCTGGGACTTCCACACCTTCCTTCTGCCCTGCATCCTGTCCATCCAGACGTCAAGCTTCAGAGGCTTCCTTTCTACGACGTGCTGGATGAACTGATCAAGCCCACCAGCCTGG CCTCAGACAACAATCAGAGGTTTCAGGAAACATGCTTTGCATTTGCATTGACACCACAGCAAGTCCAACAGATCAGCACTTCAAT GGACCTCTCTGGGACCAAATGTGACTTTTCAGTACAAGTTCAGTTAAG GTTTTGCTTATCAGAGACGAGTTGTCCTCAGGAAGACCATTTCCCACCGAACCTCTGTGTGAAAGTGAACGGAAAGCCCTGTAACCTCCCT GGCTATCTTCCTCCAACTAAAAATGGAGTCGAGCCAAAAAGACCAAGCAGACCCATCAATATTACCTCTCTGGTCCGTTTATCCACAACAGTCCCCAACACTATTGTGGTGTCTTGGACATCAGAAATCGGCAGG AGTTATTCCATGGCAGTGTACCTCGTCCGACAGCagtcctcttcagtattattacaGAGACTACGGTCGAAAGGCATCAGGAACCCAGACCACTCTAGAGCACTCA TCAAAGAGAAGTTGACGGCTGACCCTGACAGTGAGATCGCTACCACTAGTCTGAGAGTCTCCCTTCTCTGTCCG CTGGGGAAGATGCGACTGATGGTTCCGTGCCGAGCGCTGACCTGCTCACACCTGCAGTGCTTCGACGCTACGCTCTATATCCAAATGAACGAGAAAAAACCCACCTGGGTGTGTCCAGTCTGTGACAAGAAGGCCCCGTATGAGCACCTCATCATCGACGG GTTGTTCATGGAGATCCTAAACAGCTGTGTAGACTGCGACGAGATCCAGTTTAAGGAAGATGGTAGCTGGGCACCTATGATATCCAAAAAAGTGGTGCAGGAGGTGACTGCTTCCTCCAACGGCTTAGAAG GTTCATGTCGACCAGTGCTATCTGAGCACAAAAACAGTTCATCCCAcaccagcagcagcaacaataaaaaAGTGGAAGTGATTGATCTTACACTGGACAGCTCctcggaggaagaggaggaggaggaggatgatgatgatgatgacgagccTCCCCCTAAACGAGCCCGTCAATCTCTTTCACCCACCTCACCACCAGTCACTAAAGG GGTGTTGAATCTTCACCATCAGGCATCGCCAGTGACACGTGCGCCGAGCATGCCAGCAGTGGAGACGAACTACATTCCCCCTCCACCGCCGCTCATTCAGGACTACCATCACTATTACCACACGCCCAGTGACCTGTCAG ATCTGAGTTTCTTTTCATTTTTACCAGGGGAAAATCATCAG CATTACAACATGGTAATGGCAGCAGCAGCCGCAGCATCCGCCTCCGCATCAACGTCAGAAGATCACGAGCTCCTCCGCTTCTTGCCCTATAACTCCTCACAGCTGTACCTGGAGCAAGCAGGCATGGCGCCAGGCAGTTCACTGGCACCACCCAATGGTAGTGCGGGCAGCAATAGCAGCCTGCGGGACAGCCACGGGCACAGCAGTGTGTCCCGTTCACGGTCAGACACGGCTGCTTCAGTCATATACGGCTCCATCCCCGACGTCATCTCACTCGACTGA
- the pias1b gene encoding E3 SUMO-protein ligase PIAS1 isoform X4 — protein MVMSLRVSELQVLLGYAGRNKHGRKHELLTKALHLLKAGCSPAVQMKIKELYRRRFPTKMVSPTDLSLPGVHPTTGVASAGLPAGLTQLGFDSHGAPSPLLPVSLLGPKHELGLPHLPSALHPVHPDVKLQRLPFYDVLDELIKPTSLVLPYYKQIKLTSDNNQRFQETCFAFALTPQQVQQISTSMDLSGTKCDFSVQVQLRFCLSETSCPQEDHFPPNLCVKVNGKPCNLPGYLPPTKNGVEPKRPSRPINITSLVRLSTTVPNTIVVSWTSEIGRSYSMAVYLVRQQSSSVLLQRLRSKGIRNPDHSRALIKEKLTADPDSEIATTSLRVSLLCPLGKMRLMVPCRALTCSHLQCFDATLYIQMNEKKPTWVCPVCDKKAPYEHLIIDGLFMEILNSCVDCDEIQFKEDGSWAPMISKKVVQEVTASSNGLEGSCRPVLSEHKNSSSHTSSSNNKKVEVIDLTLDSSSEEEEEEEDDDDDDEPPPKRARQSLSPTSPPVTKGVLNLHHQASPVTRAPSMPAVETNYIPPPPPLIQDYHHYYHTPSDLSDLSFFSFLPGENHQHYNMVMAAAAAASASASTSEDHELLRFLPYNSSQLYLEQAGMAPGSSLAPPNGSAGSNSSLRDSHGHSSVSRSRSDTAASVIYGSIPDVISLD, from the exons ATGGTGATGAGCCTGCGTGTCTCTGAACTGCAAGTACTCCTAGGATACGCAGGTCGCAATAAGCACGGGAGAAAGCACGAACTATTGACCAAAGCACTCCACTTGTTGAAGGCTGGTTGCAGCCCCGCTGTACAGATGAAGATCAAGGAGCTGTACCGCCGCCGCTTCCCCACAAAAATGGTGTCCCCAACAGACCTCTCTCTCCCTGGGGTCCACCCCACAACAGGTGTAGCGTCTGCAGGTTTGCCTGCCGGCCTCACCCAACTCGGGTTTGACAGCCATGGCGCTCCTTCGCCTCTGTTGCCTGTCTCTCTCCTGGGGCCCAAGCACGAGCTGGGACTTCCACACCTTCCTTCTGCCCTGCATCCTGTCCATCCAGACGTCAAGCTTCAGAGGCTTCCTTTCTACGACGTGCTGGATGAACTGATCAAGCCCACCAGCCTGG ttCTTCCTTACTATAAGCAGATTAAATTGA CCTCAGACAACAATCAGAGGTTTCAGGAAACATGCTTTGCATTTGCATTGACACCACAGCAAGTCCAACAGATCAGCACTTCAAT GGACCTCTCTGGGACCAAATGTGACTTTTCAGTACAAGTTCAGTTAAG GTTTTGCTTATCAGAGACGAGTTGTCCTCAGGAAGACCATTTCCCACCGAACCTCTGTGTGAAAGTGAACGGAAAGCCCTGTAACCTCCCT GGCTATCTTCCTCCAACTAAAAATGGAGTCGAGCCAAAAAGACCAAGCAGACCCATCAATATTACCTCTCTGGTCCGTTTATCCACAACAGTCCCCAACACTATTGTGGTGTCTTGGACATCAGAAATCGGCAGG AGTTATTCCATGGCAGTGTACCTCGTCCGACAGCagtcctcttcagtattattacaGAGACTACGGTCGAAAGGCATCAGGAACCCAGACCACTCTAGAGCACTCA TCAAAGAGAAGTTGACGGCTGACCCTGACAGTGAGATCGCTACCACTAGTCTGAGAGTCTCCCTTCTCTGTCCG CTGGGGAAGATGCGACTGATGGTTCCGTGCCGAGCGCTGACCTGCTCACACCTGCAGTGCTTCGACGCTACGCTCTATATCCAAATGAACGAGAAAAAACCCACCTGGGTGTGTCCAGTCTGTGACAAGAAGGCCCCGTATGAGCACCTCATCATCGACGG GTTGTTCATGGAGATCCTAAACAGCTGTGTAGACTGCGACGAGATCCAGTTTAAGGAAGATGGTAGCTGGGCACCTATGATATCCAAAAAAGTGGTGCAGGAGGTGACTGCTTCCTCCAACGGCTTAGAAG GTTCATGTCGACCAGTGCTATCTGAGCACAAAAACAGTTCATCCCAcaccagcagcagcaacaataaaaaAGTGGAAGTGATTGATCTTACACTGGACAGCTCctcggaggaagaggaggaggaggaggatgatgatgatgatgacgagccTCCCCCTAAACGAGCCCGTCAATCTCTTTCACCCACCTCACCACCAGTCACTAAAGG GGTGTTGAATCTTCACCATCAGGCATCGCCAGTGACACGTGCGCCGAGCATGCCAGCAGTGGAGACGAACTACATTCCCCCTCCACCGCCGCTCATTCAGGACTACCATCACTATTACCACACGCCCAGTGACCTGTCAG ATCTGAGTTTCTTTTCATTTTTACCAGGGGAAAATCATCAG CATTACAACATGGTAATGGCAGCAGCAGCCGCAGCATCCGCCTCCGCATCAACGTCAGAAGATCACGAGCTCCTCCGCTTCTTGCCCTATAACTCCTCACAGCTGTACCTGGAGCAAGCAGGCATGGCGCCAGGCAGTTCACTGGCACCACCCAATGGTAGTGCGGGCAGCAATAGCAGCCTGCGGGACAGCCACGGGCACAGCAGTGTGTCCCGTTCACGGTCAGACACGGCTGCTTCAGTCATATACGGCTCCATCCCCGACGTCATCTCACTCGACTGA